In Rhinolophus sinicus isolate RSC01 linkage group LG01, ASM3656204v1, whole genome shotgun sequence, the genomic stretch TGTATTTAAATAACAATGCCAGTTGGGTCCATTTCACATGGAAAAATTCTAGTTAACTTTGAATTAAATACGGGTTATAGTACTATCCCTACACTTTAGAGTACGCGGTTGTTTCATCTGCTTTTACACTAATGTGTTAACGTGATGTGCAACACTcaaaagagaaacacagacacatagataattatttaaaactctttttttttttttaaattaagtggaGTAATTCATTTAGCTCTGAGATTAGCACCATTGTAGAATACACAGTATCTGGCATAGATTTTGCTCCTCCCCTATCGAAAAGTTAGAAGCATATGCCCGATaatatacgcacacacacacacacacacacacacacacactcacactcacacacatataggCAATTGAGTAACAACCAATAAATAAGTTGGAAGGTattttggaaactgaaatttGGTTTTAACTAAATAGGTATTTTCTCTCTTATGTGGTGGAAATAAAAAGCCATACATGTACAGATAAATACAGTTTTACAAATCAGCTGATCTGGCTTCCAAGCCATTTCAATGCAGCTGTTCAGCAGAAGGAGCCCAGTGGCTCCCCATCATCCCCATTATCATCAGCCCCTAACCAGTATCCTCAAAGACCAACCCAAAGGATATTTGGCAACATTAATGCTGTCTGCCTTGAaactgaaagttgggtgggacatTTTCTAATGGGAAAATTTTGTCATATGATTAGCAGTGAATAAGAAATGCTGTGGTAATTaactcatttctgtttttaagaaattgagaCGAAATGGTGCTCGTATATCATAAGAGAACAGACATATTAGATTGAAGAGAATTTTCGTGATTGTTAAAAGGATTCAGATTTGACATAGACACATTTCCATATACCgtatttatttgtgtaatttCCCATCTGGAACTATCCCCTCAACTCCTCACTCTTCGTTTTGTGGAAAAGACACAGGATTTCACCACCATAGCTCCACATTATTTTCCCCAGTGGCTTATAGTGTCAGCAGTAGACTCATAGCTGACTTGAAATGCTTTGGCTGTGTTTTGAGACCAGATTTGAATGCCCAAAGCAGTTAGTATGTACCTAAgtgaaaacttggaaaaatatttatttttctctttaaacttatATTGACTCTTTGAGTATGGGTGACATGAAAAGCATGGGCTATCATTGCCCTTTGACATTGCAGATAGCCCTTCCACAGTTTGCTTCTAAAGAAAACAGTTCTTTTCCTACAATTTCAGTACCTACACCAGGAAGTagtacattcatttttaaattcaaaacttcagaaattattttttcaaaagaattattttcctgTGTAATTCTTTTACACTCCCAAATAAAAGATGAATTGGATTTTGGAAAGTGACTTTGGAATCTCAGACCACATACCAATTTGCATGTATACTACACAGggaaatttctttgaaattcaaCAGTTACTAAAAAATACTGATATCCCCTGCATGGATGAAACCTCATTGTAGTCATTTGTGTGTGTAGGCTAAGGAGGGGATTTTCATATGCATGTAAACAGAATAACTGCTACTGATAATGAAAATTCCACACAACTGGAAAGTCATGGGAAGagagcattattttttttcttataacttcCAGGTGTTTATATTAGTTGGGCCATAATGGAAATtacacagagagaaggaaaaaaaaaatcagaaaacaaacaaaaagaacccttgaggaataaatgagttatttACTGCTCATGTCTCCCAGCTGGTTTGTTAGCTCCTTGTGGAGCGCTGCCTTAATTCACACAAAGGTGTCGGTCTCACCCAGTGCGAGGCACAGAGAAAGCACTGAGTAAATACACAATGGTCAAAATTGGTTCACTTGTTCTTCTAGAGACACTAGATACACAGTGCTGAGTAGGACTCCTGGTGTTAAAAGACACAGGAGAGAAATAGCCCTTCCATTAAATCCTACCATGGacccctgtcccccacccaccGAGGCAGTAACACTGTAGAACTCCCCCACATTCCATGGCAAAATATCTGCACAAACACAGGAAATTATGCAAGTAAATACGGTATGTAATTGTTATCATGGACATTTCTTTAAGccacatttataaatattctaaagTAAACAATATGAGTGAGTGACTTTCACTAGCTGAGATCtttcatactgaaatattttgacTGATCTGAATAAGCAGGTTACCATGGAAGCACATAACATACAACAGCGAATACGATTCCAGTGGGTACAACACAAGTGTCAGTACTTGATACATAAATCTGTCCCATCATTTTCAATTACAAGCTGCTGTGCAGAGCATACAACATGCATCCTAGTTTTTATTTGTACATGATGGTTCAAATTCTCACTTAAATATAAACTTTCcaactatataaatgttttgaagCAATTATGTTTTTCATTCAGATTTCTCGGTGCatcattttcttctattaaatctctctctttttggtttcttttttacaTGGGATACAATAAATATCCTGAAAAGGAGGAATGGACATACTGCCCAGCGTACAGCCCCGCGGCCTGTTCTGAGGGCATCTGAAGGAACACGCGGTCTCCGGGCCTGAGCAGCAGCACCGCACTCCCCGAAGCCTGGTCCAGGAAGCCCTTTTTGTACTCGTCATATGTGTACATCATGGGCTCGTTGTTCTTGAACAGAGCAACCCACACGTTGCCCCCCTTGCAGTGAACATGGTATGCAAAGTAGTAGACGCCTGGGACCTCGCAGGTGAAGATGCCGGTCTGCGGGTTGTAGTTCTGTCTGCCGTTGTAGAGCAGTTTGTCAAACTTCACTGGAGCCCCCACAGGTGGGAAAGGTGCAGTCAGCTCCGCGGTAAATGCAGGCATTTCGTAGGCTGGCCCTCCGTGCTTGCCTTTCTTAGCCCCATAGGCATGGGGGGGTTTCACTCCATCAATCCCCAGCCCCATATCTGGTAGATACTCTCCATGGGGAGGTGGTGTAGGGGGCATGACAGCTGGGGGGCCTGGGGGCCCCGGAGGGCCTGGGGGCCCTGGAAGGCCAGGCTGGCCTTGAGGACCCAGGGCACCAGGCTTCCCTGGGGGGCCGTGAAGTCCTGCTACTCCAGGCTTTCCTACTCCAGGGAACCCAGGGGGTCCTGGGAGGCCTGGTTCTCCTTTGGGACCTGGAATTCCAGGTGGTCCAATGGGGCCACTAGGGCCTGCAATACCTGGGATGCCTGGGGGGCCCTGCAAACCCTGATCCCCTGGGATTCCTGGCTCTCCCTTTGGTCCAAGCAGCCCTGGAGCACCAGGGAGCCCTGGCAAACCTTTGTGCCCAGCTTCCCCCTTGGGCCCTATGGGACCTGGCAAACCCCTTATGCCAGGCGGCCCTACTTCACCAAGGAAACCTGGCTTTCCTGGGAAGCCTTGAAGCCCTGGCTCACCCTTGGGACCTGGTGGCCCCTGTGGCCCCACAACCCCACCTTCTCCTTTAGGTCCAGGAAAACCAATAGCACCTGGAGGGCCCATAGGACCTGGCATTCCAGGCAGGCCTGGCTCTCCTGGGGGACCCCCCAACCCAGGGGCACCTACTGGTCCTTTCTCCCCTCTTGGTCCCAGAACCCCAGGAACACCCCCTACGCCCCTGTCACCTTTGGGTCCTGGGAAGCCTGGTTTTCCGATCCCTGGAAGGCCCGGGGGTCCTGGCAGCCCGGGCAGTCCCTGTTCCCCTTTGCCACCTGGAAACCCTGGCTGGCCAGGGATTCCATCCTGGCCTGGTTTTCCAACTCCAGGCATCCCAGGAGGTCCTTGAACCCCTGGTATCCCAATAGGGCCTTGTGGCCCAGGTTCACCTGGAGGACCTGGCTTTCCCAGGGGGCCCTGGGGCCCAGGGAAGCCTGTCACTCCTGGTTTGCCCACTCCTGGAAGTCCGACAGGGCCGGGAGGGCCATGCATCCCTGGTGGACCCTTCAGGCCTGGCAGACCTGGCATCCCGAAGCCCTTCTCTCCTTTAGGACCTTGAAGGCCTGGGGGTCCTGGGGGTCCTTTGGGTCCTCGCTCACCTTTTGCACCTGGTTGCCCTGGTAACCCTGGTCCACCTGGTTTCCCAATGCCAGGAAGTCCGTGAGGCCCGGGAGGTCCTTGTGGTCCTGGGATCCCCATGGGCCCAATTTCCCCTTTTGGTCCAATTTCCCCTTTTGCCCCAGGCATTCCCATGGCGCCTGGCTTTCCTGGCATTCCAGGCATACCTGGCTTTCCAATTCCGGGATATCCCTGTGGCCCTGGTTTTCCTTTGACTCCAGGTATCCCATGACCTGGTAAACCAGGGGGCCCAGGTGGTCCTCTTGGGCCAGGCTCCCCACGGGGACCTTGCTCCCCTCGTAAACTGGCTAATGGTACTTCTactgggaaagaggagagagagagatagagagaaagatagagagagggaaggaaaaagagcaaTTAATATTGATTATCCTTCGCTTCAAGGAAGTCATGACAATGATTATTTAGTTCTGGCACATTTATCTATTACTTATTGAGAGGAGCAACTAGGAATAATGTGTTCATCTTGCAGGACTGTACGTTATCAATACTTAAAGGATAATCAAGCTAATAATTTCTTTGACATATTTGAGATAGTGTTTTGAGAATTGTTATCTGCTGCTACTTTTATCAGCATTGGTTAAGTAAAAAACGTTAAAAGTAATAAACATTTTCCCAAGTATAAAACTTGGAGATATTATGGTGTGTTCTCTATAGAAAATTTGAAGAAcgataaagaaaaatcaaagttgCCTATAAGCCCACTACTCAGAGGTAATCACTtgacatttacatatatttccaTCTCATGTGTTctaggtatgtgtgtgtatgtattttaaacaatgttggagtcattctccatttttattatttctggttttttttttactacttcttgatatactgtatttttccattttcttgattttttttatggattgtaatttctatttaatgtaacagaatttatatatcttattatctactaatttgtttatatatttcagttatatgaaatagatatagaaaacccttaaaatttaaaaattcaagatctttaaatggaattttcagaaaatattttgggaaatgctGTCCCCACATTTAGGAAGGCTATCTTACATTTAGAGTAGGCTAAAAGTTAAACACCACAGTATGAAAACATCCCTTTAAGGCAATTTGTTTCCTTCAGCtgttctctttatattttatctaaattacTTTCTTGaactcttttatttatgtttaacatttttattaaaaatatagctcaCATACTATAGTATATATAGTAACACACTATATTGTTTCAGGgatacaccacagttattcaacatttatatgccatGATAAgtacagcaaccatctgacactgtactatgctatcacaatattattgaatcTGTTCCCcttgctgtacattacaccctatgatttatttgttttatatctggacaTTTTGATATCTTATTCCCCTTTgcctttctccccctttttaaattcatcaattacagttgacattcgatattattttttattaatttcaggtgtacagcatagtaattagacatttctataattgaagaagtgatccccctgactagttaGTATCCACATGgaactataaatagttattatcatatcactgactatattccctatgctttgctttacatccccatgactattttttaactaccaatttgtactttttaatcctgtcacctttttcaccccaccccaccgccctcccatctatcaccctatcaaatctagtacccatctgacaccatacatagttattacaatgttaattGATTGTATCCCtaatgctataccctacatccccataactatcatgtaacaaccaatttgtacatcttaatcccttccccttcttgcACTTATAccccaaacccccttccatctggcaaccatcagaatgttttctgtgtctataagtttgtttgttaattttgttcttaggtTCCACATgaagtcacattgcatctgtctttctctgacatactcagcacaataccctccaggtccatccttACTGCTGCAGACGGCAATAACCCATCCCCTTCCATAGCCaagcaatgttccattgtatatatgtactacctcctctatccattcttccattgatggacacccaggttgtctccacatcttggccattgtaaacaatgctgcagtgaacatatggatgcacacatcacctcaaagtagtgttttgggtttcctcagataaataccctgaagtgggattactgagtccttagttgtttcttcttatagcctttgttttaaatgtataagtATTGATATCccagcttttttgtgtgtttttcatttccattttcatgaaatatttttttccatccctttactttctgtctgtgtgtgtctttcaatatgaagtgagtctcttgtaggcagcatatgtaagggttttttttcttttaaatccatttagccctcctatgtcttttgattggagcatttaatccatttacattgaaagaaattgttgctagatatgtggcttttgccattttattattcataattttgatttttttttccattttaaagaagaccttctaacattccttgcaataccggtttggtggtgatgaacttctttagctttttcttgtctaggaagctctttatctgttctttgattttaaatgatagccttgctgggtacagtagtcttggttgtaggtccttgcttttcatcacattgaacattttgtgccaatcccttttggcctgcaaagtttctgttgagaaattagctgccagtcttatgggagctcccttataagttactagttccCTTTCTCTTGGtggttttaggattctctttgtgtttaacctttgccattctaattataatgtataatacctaggtgtaggcctgtttgggataattttgtttgggactttttgtacttcctggacttgtatgcctattcccttcaccaggttaggaaagttttcagtcattgtttctttaaataggttctcaatctcttgctttctctctactccttctggtacccctataatgtgaatgttgttatacttgatgttgtcacagcaactatgttgttacacttgatgttgtctcttaaactatcctcattttttttttttttctttttaaggagggcgcagctcacagtggcccatgtggggatcaaaccagcaaccttggtgctattagcaccatgctctagccaactgagctaaccgaccggCCACCccaattcttttctctttttgctgttctgattgggtgttttctgctaccttatcttccaaatcactgattcaatcctctgtttcatttagtctgcagtgattccttctagtgcattctttttttccccctttcttccgcctccccccaccaacTCCgcttcaagccattgtttctcagtctagttgtgtagaacacagctccctggcccatgctggtgttatgagccttgtgcttcgCCCCTTGCttcgccccccccaccccccagctgaggcagtcagtcgccagtcggccactcacagcagctctcactggctgccagccactcacaatGGCTTCTGGCCATtcacagcagcacacagtagcccacgtcAGCACTCGGCAGCCTGTGGCAGCTCGTGCCAACTTCCGGCTGCTTGCGCTAACTTCCGGCTGCTCAtgctgacctccggctgctcacagcagcccagctccagggagagctgttttcacaatcttagctgtagagggcgcagctcactgacccatgtgggaatcgaaccagcaaccttggcgttcggagcacggtgctccaatcgcctgagccacctaGGCTGACccctagtgcattcttcatttcagctattgtattctttcttctgactgtttcttttttaatggtttctatgtccttttttttatgcttgcagcctttttgttgaagttctcactaagttccttgagcatctttataaccattgttttgaactttgtatctggtaggttgcttgcctacATTtcgtttagttgtttttctggatttttctcctgttctttcacttgggcacatttctttgtttcctcattttggctgcctctctgagtttgtttctatgtattaggtggatctgctatgtctcccagtcttagccgggtggccttatgtggtagatGTCTTGTGGGGTCCAGTGGAGCAGTCTCCCTGgccacctgagccaggtgttccaggagtgtctcttgtgtgggttatgtgtgccctcctgttatagtagagccttggttgctattggcacatcagtgggtgggatttaccctcaggctgactggctgtggggtttggccatgttcacagtttatgggctgctgtaCAGGAGGCTtaacccactgaatgggatttgccccagtgggctctggtgcctgttgagaccaccctttatgtgtgccacttgtggggctaattgggtggtgatCTGCTATGGTCCGAAGCCAGTCTTCAAGTATATTTGTTCTGGGGCCTGTTGGAAGGCTGTCTGGTGCAGGCCTgagtcagccactgcctgtgactggccaggtaggaggtacaaagtgatctacagttgtttgctgcctgtggtAAACctggaggtgcttgggagaggccatgctgcgaaCTGAGGACAGCCACCACCAATACCAGGCCTAGGATAACTCCACATAAAGCCAGCACACCCAGAGGCCTACTGCTACCAGCCCCATCTCTTTCGGTtgagctgctgataaagcctcatgcagtatacAAGTTGGGTGGGTCTCAGggatcactagagtgggaagagttgtggtcaccaggttaatgtagactgtggtttggtgccagtgctgagcctggagtgacatggcaaaagtctcagagcacagtgAGGCGAGTCACTGCTTGCCTGGGGCTTTGGATTTCTATAGTTTCCCAAGACAGAGTACAGTGTGGATGAGCTGGCTGCTTGTGGAGAAAGTGCCTTCCGTGGTccaggagttgggtggggcagggtcccagctgaaTCAGCTTGGTGGAGCTGCAGAGCTCCCCAGGccattcagattcagatttggcctgtgcgggcgggctcaacataggaaagatggtgtctCTCTGCCGGCTGCATAGAAGGAGGACCTCCTCACCAacaaaatgctgactgtcctccagtcctccacCTGGAGCCACACACCTTAGTTTGCCCCccgtatgtctctgaggccccttGAATCACTGTCCTTCTGCTGGAGTCCAAGGCGAGTGCCTGGGAGACAGTGAGTCTGTGCATaggccctttaaaaggacatctgggtttcctatAGCTTTCTGTCATCCCACCCAAATGGttggaatccctactgtttttcacagccagattgTTTTAGGGGGGCTCCTCTTACCAGTACCAGTATTccaagctggggagcctggtgtggagggcTGGAGTCCCTGACTCCTTTGGGGGGTAACCTCTgtagccgagatatccctcctaattttcaACTTGCACAGGAAGGTTTGGATCCTGTTCcgtgtctctacccctcctaccattcTTGGCATagcctcttctttatatttttagttgtaggatcttattcagctagacttcaggtggttctccaggttgattgttctataattttagctgcaattttaatgtgttcatggaaggatgcaggcacagtgtttatctactctgccatcttggatctccttgtccttgatattttaatgtaataatatatggCAAAAACATTTCCTCTTGTGAAAATGCAGTGTGATGTGGATGATGAAAGCCATCATGTGGACTTGGGGAAGaactggagcattttattttgtttgtgatttAATAACACCTTCCATATCTGTCCTCTGGAGTCAGATAGACTTGCTTAATTTCTTTATGTGCTGCAGGATTTACTAAGCCTTAGATATTCAttctttaatgtgttttttctcatttgcaaatttGGTTTTTAAACAGAAGTGAATAAGATATTTTAGGATTTTAGCATGACGAGCAGTGTGGAATGGAGTAGAACTGGGATTAGGAGCAGGAAGCTCCTGGCCTGGAAATGAGATCTTGATTGGGTCACTTAAGCCGTTAGCAAGTCTGCTTGCCTATCTGTACagcaagaataatatatccacaCTATAAGATTAGATCATGGATATGAAAGGTGTTGTGCTTTCTCGAATTGTTATCGAAATACAAGTGTATAGTAACATAAATGATTATGTTACACCTTGCAGAGAAACACAACTTTGGATCTCCCATGCTACTGGAAGTAATGGataacataaagaaatgaaatttatggTCCCAAAGTCTTATTGTAACCAGTGGTGACATCTTAATCCTGACTGTTGTATTTTTCACTGAGCTactgtcagaaaacaaaatagaaccaTTGAATTTCTATTCTTCCCAAATTCCCTGAGTGAAATCTGGTACTCATCACAATAAGTACAGGAAATGCCAAAAGCCAGGCAGGCCattcaaggaaggaaaacaaatggctGAGCTAGTCCCCCTAGTGGAATATCAGTTCCTAAAGAGAAGCCAATTGGTAATACTTCTTTTATGCCAATAGTTATTATGAGAGTACTATCAAGGCATGTTATTTCTAAGCAGTGGATTGTGTAGCTAACACATCAAGGGAGCGTCTGGGGCAGGGTCACGTCTTATTCATCAGCGTCCCCAGTGTCTAGCATATTGCCTGGAACTTACTCTGTTCTTACTTAGGGTTTGTTGTGAGACCAGTGTTGGCAACTCAGAATTCTTGTGGTGTCTCATAGTGTTTACTTAGCACGTTTACTTACCTTATGGCATCGATCCTCTCAACAATCTTACTTTACGTATGAGGAAAAGTAGTTTCATAGAGGTTAAATGACTAGGTCTCCCTTATTTCTGGCCTCGAGGCATCTAGCCCTCTTAGTGCCAAATCCGGTAGTTCTCCAGAAGTGGAGTTTCCTGCTTTCGCAGGAACCAGAGAAATAGCCTCCACTTCCTCAAAGGCAATTGCTACTTTGATGCAGTACCTTTCCTGCAAATGCTAGGTTTCCTAG encodes the following:
- the COL8A1 gene encoding collagen alpha-1(VIII) chain isoform X2, with amino-acid sequence MAVPPAPLQLLGVLLTISLGSIRLIQAGAYYGIKPLPQIPPQIPPQIPQYQPLGQQIPHIPLSKDGLTMGKELPHMQYGKEYPHLPQYMKEMQPVPRMGKEAAPKKGKEVPLASLRGEQGPRGEPGPRGPPGPPGLPGHGIPGVKGKPGPQGYPGIGKPGMPGMPGKPGAMGMPGAKGEIGPKGEIGPMGIPGPQGPPGPHGLPGIGKPGGPGLPGQPGAKGERGPKGPPGPPGLQGPKGEKGFGMPGLPGLKGPPGMHGPPGPVGLPGVGKPGVTGFPGPQGPLGKPGPPGEPGPQGPIGIPGVQGPPGMPGVGKPGQDGIPGQPGFPGGKGEQGLPGLPGPPGLPGIGKPGFPGPKGDRGVGGVPGVLGPRGEKGPVGAPGLGGPPGEPGLPGMPGPMGPPGAIGFPGPKGEGGVVGPQGPPGPKGEPGLQGFPGKPGFLGEVGPPGIRGLPGPIGPKGEAGHKGLPGLPGAPGLLGPKGEPGIPGDQGLQGPPGIPGIAGPSGPIGPPGIPGPKGEPGLPGPPGFPGVGKPGVAGLHGPPGKPGALGPQGQPGLPGPPGPPGPPGPPAVMPPTPPPHGEYLPDMGLGIDGVKPPHAYGAKKGKHGGPAYEMPAFTAELTAPFPPVGAPVKFDKLLYNGRQNYNPQTGIFTCEVPGVYYFAYHVHCKGGNVWVALFKNNEPMMYTYDEYKKGFLDQASGSAVLLLRPGDRVFLQMPSEQAAGLYAGQYVHSSFSGYLLYPM
- the COL8A1 gene encoding collagen alpha-1(VIII) chain isoform X1 translates to MAVPPAPLQLLGVLLTISLGSIRLIQAGAYYGIKPLPQIPPQIPPQIPQYQPLGQQIPHIPLSKDGLTMGKELPHMQYGKEYPHLPQYMKEMQPVPRMGKEAAPKKGKVEVPLASLRGEQGPRGEPGPRGPPGPPGLPGHGIPGVKGKPGPQGYPGIGKPGMPGMPGKPGAMGMPGAKGEIGPKGEIGPMGIPGPQGPPGPHGLPGIGKPGGPGLPGQPGAKGERGPKGPPGPPGLQGPKGEKGFGMPGLPGLKGPPGMHGPPGPVGLPGVGKPGVTGFPGPQGPLGKPGPPGEPGPQGPIGIPGVQGPPGMPGVGKPGQDGIPGQPGFPGGKGEQGLPGLPGPPGLPGIGKPGFPGPKGDRGVGGVPGVLGPRGEKGPVGAPGLGGPPGEPGLPGMPGPMGPPGAIGFPGPKGEGGVVGPQGPPGPKGEPGLQGFPGKPGFLGEVGPPGIRGLPGPIGPKGEAGHKGLPGLPGAPGLLGPKGEPGIPGDQGLQGPPGIPGIAGPSGPIGPPGIPGPKGEPGLPGPPGFPGVGKPGVAGLHGPPGKPGALGPQGQPGLPGPPGPPGPPGPPAVMPPTPPPHGEYLPDMGLGIDGVKPPHAYGAKKGKHGGPAYEMPAFTAELTAPFPPVGAPVKFDKLLYNGRQNYNPQTGIFTCEVPGVYYFAYHVHCKGGNVWVALFKNNEPMMYTYDEYKKGFLDQASGSAVLLLRPGDRVFLQMPSEQAAGLYAGQYVHSSFSGYLLYPM